In the genome of Oceaniferula marina, one region contains:
- a CDS encoding PEP-CTERM sorting domain-containing protein — protein sequence MNSKYHLLKSGAFAGAALAYSAVSATAASTVTGQLVNVDFDGTGGIGAAPTPRTFDGDLANGPATADSINWVDGTAGNDTWNGTVDATSGSLNSLLDSTGGTTSVNVSWSGFNFTYNNYGNNRLGNTKTNGPNGDGFFTSNNNTSIGSVTISGLTVGGLYNLTVIGAGDATDVDVNGTTLSMETWNSTSNPSQFVTFNNVTATGGEITYTVFGPNSDATGGFQINVVPEPSSISLLGLGVLGFALRRKR from the coding sequence ATGAATAGTAAATATCATCTACTTAAATCAGGAGCCTTCGCCGGAGCGGCTCTTGCCTACTCCGCGGTCTCCGCTACGGCTGCCTCAACCGTCACAGGTCAGCTGGTCAACGTCGATTTTGACGGTACTGGGGGCATTGGAGCGGCACCAACACCGAGAACTTTCGATGGTGACCTTGCAAATGGACCAGCTACTGCCGACAGCATTAATTGGGTGGATGGCACTGCTGGGAACGACACTTGGAATGGTACAGTCGATGCTACTTCCGGGAGTCTTAACAGCCTGCTTGATTCTACCGGAGGTACTACAAGTGTGAACGTATCATGGTCTGGATTTAACTTCACTTACAACAACTACGGCAACAACCGTCTCGGCAATACCAAAACAAATGGACCCAACGGTGACGGCTTTTTTACAAGTAATAATAATACCAGCATTGGCAGTGTTACCATTTCAGGTCTGACAGTGGGCGGACTGTATAACCTCACTGTCATCGGAGCTGGTGATGCCACGGATGTAGATGTCAACGGGACGACTCTCAGTATGGAAACCTGGAATAGCACAAGCAATCCCAGTCAGTTCGTAACCTTCAACAATGTGACCGCCACAGGTGGTGAAATTACCTACACTGTTTTTGGTCCGAACAGTGATGCCACGGGCGGCTTTCAGATCAACGTAGTCCCTGAGCCTTCGAGTATCTCGTTACTGGGTCTTGGGGTTCTCGGTTTTGCCTTGAGACGTAAGCGTTAG
- a CDS encoding PEP-CTERM sorting domain-containing protein produces the protein MKTIAMKPSLIVCSSLLCAISSSMGASMLVDYDFESGASASTNAAGITGGGFSSNGLNLVQRYDRSGDANMGSQVFAAQSFQAQGTVGGTQDYFEFSISADAGKSFSVESLVFDSVYWKQSGQTYHAIGTYQLASSADNYTTVLGTFNQDQHWDLASPAGQNKYTSSAIWKNMTFDLWGTNLDGQEFSDLTFRLYVSCTNATNSSKSSGRRTGFDNMTVMGAVVPEPSSSALLGLGGLALALRRRK, from the coding sequence ATGAAAACGATTGCGATGAAACCGAGTCTTATTGTTTGTTCGAGCCTTTTATGTGCAATCTCCAGTTCCATGGGCGCGAGTATGCTGGTGGATTATGATTTTGAAAGTGGGGCCAGCGCATCGACAAATGCAGCAGGAATCACGGGTGGAGGATTTAGCAGCAACGGCTTGAATCTTGTTCAACGCTATGATCGTAGTGGTGATGCCAATATGGGATCCCAAGTATTTGCAGCGCAGAGTTTCCAAGCCCAGGGCACGGTGGGGGGAACTCAGGATTACTTTGAGTTTTCAATCAGTGCAGATGCCGGAAAATCCTTCAGCGTTGAATCGTTGGTATTTGATTCGGTTTATTGGAAGCAGAGTGGTCAGACCTACCATGCGATCGGGACATATCAGTTAGCGAGTAGTGCGGACAATTATACGACAGTTCTTGGGACATTTAACCAAGATCAGCATTGGGATTTGGCCTCACCCGCTGGGCAAAATAAATACACCTCGTCAGCCATTTGGAAAAACATGACTTTTGACCTTTGGGGGACCAATCTGGACGGGCAAGAGTTTTCCGATTTGACTTTTCGTCTGTATGTTAGTTGTACCAATGCCACGAACTCTAGCAAATCATCAGGCCGACGTACCGGCTTCGACAACATGACGGTGATGGGTGCTGTTGTTCCCGAACCATCCTCGAGTGCCTTGCTCGGCCTCGGAGGCCTGGCTCTTGCGCTGCGTCGTCGTAAGTAG
- a CDS encoding MFS transporter, protein MMEESNEIRHQGKTFALELVRSVPQGFVETSGTTFAMYVAIQVFEVPVWMKMSIAAAASVGLLLSLFAVQVVRRLGCSVNSASVAVWLAAAMGFAMAAMSGDSAEWYFSGVCLAAVFLALGIPLMSQIYRKHYTNRARGKLFSLAGLVRAVVAALAGIGVGSWLAGKGVDFHPLFWFYSVCCLAMALCVLAMARVRLRRSVQLQLFDAFSHVSEDRAFRKLLICWMLLGMGNLLGFALFVEYITNPDYGYALDAAQAGMITSTIPMLAFIVCVVPWGIVFDRVPFYRVRILVNVFFLTGILVYYLGGSYWALCVGIALHGIARAGGNVIWSLWVTKFAPADHVGEYMSVHSCLTGVRGVLAPVIAFSVAGSMGPGVVALAGGVLVVVSSLMLLPELIEEARGQR, encoded by the coding sequence ATGATGGAGGAAAGCAATGAAATCAGGCATCAGGGCAAAACCTTTGCCTTGGAGTTAGTGAGGTCGGTGCCCCAGGGTTTTGTGGAGACATCGGGGACTACCTTTGCCATGTATGTGGCGATCCAGGTGTTTGAGGTTCCAGTGTGGATGAAGATGTCGATTGCTGCGGCCGCGAGTGTCGGGCTGCTACTCAGTTTGTTTGCGGTGCAGGTGGTGCGCCGGCTCGGATGTTCGGTGAACAGCGCCTCGGTGGCTGTCTGGCTGGCGGCAGCGATGGGTTTTGCCATGGCGGCCATGAGTGGAGATTCGGCGGAGTGGTATTTTTCCGGAGTGTGTCTCGCAGCCGTCTTTTTGGCCCTGGGGATCCCCTTGATGTCGCAGATTTATCGCAAGCATTATACCAACCGGGCTCGGGGAAAGTTGTTTTCCTTGGCGGGCTTGGTCCGGGCGGTGGTGGCTGCGCTTGCGGGGATCGGCGTCGGCAGTTGGCTGGCGGGTAAAGGCGTGGATTTTCACCCTTTGTTCTGGTTTTATAGTGTGTGTTGTCTGGCGATGGCGCTGTGCGTGTTGGCGATGGCGCGGGTGCGCTTGCGTCGCTCGGTTCAGCTTCAGCTGTTTGATGCCTTCAGCCATGTCAGTGAGGACCGGGCATTTCGCAAGCTCTTGATTTGCTGGATGCTGCTCGGGATGGGGAACCTGTTGGGCTTCGCCCTGTTTGTGGAATACATCACCAATCCGGATTATGGCTATGCCCTGGATGCGGCCCAGGCGGGAATGATCACCAGCACGATTCCGATGCTGGCATTTATCGTGTGTGTGGTCCCTTGGGGTATTGTGTTTGACCGGGTGCCTTTTTACCGGGTGCGTATTCTGGTGAACGTTTTTTTTCTTACCGGCATTCTGGTGTATTACCTCGGAGGATCCTATTGGGCCTTGTGTGTTGGTATCGCCCTACACGGTATCGCCCGGGCAGGTGGGAATGTCATCTGGAGCCTCTGGGTGACGAAATTCGCCCCGGCGGATCACGTCGGTGAATACATGAGTGTGCATTCTTGCCTGACCGGCGTGCGTGGCGTGCTTGCGCCCGTGATTGCTTTTTCCGTGGCGGGAAGTATGGGCCCTGGAGTGGTGGCGCTGGCAGGAGGTGTGCTGGTTGTGGTCTCTTCACTGATGTTGCTTCCCGAACTGATTGAGGAGGCCCGGGGTCAGCGTTGA
- a CDS encoding PEP-CTERM sorting domain-containing protein, protein MKIITAASLFVATAMVSQAATVFTDDFTAYTSGLTGSDAGNALLGNGWTSVTNNSSNGFGFNGRLYGYGSGSSANSLTLSRDHATDLLVGDTITMDATINTARGGAGYDYAFRILINGVQVAQGLDMGDDGAGNVNQLSYTVDGSTAGAAKTVTFEFGHYWNWGESESVTFAVDTVPEPSSSALLGLGGLALILRRRK, encoded by the coding sequence ATGAAAATTATAACCGCCGCCAGTTTGTTTGTAGCCACAGCTATGGTCTCACAAGCAGCTACCGTTTTTACCGATGACTTTACCGCTTATACTTCAGGTCTCACAGGTTCTGACGCTGGTAACGCTCTTCTTGGGAACGGTTGGACTTCCGTCACAAACAATTCCTCCAATGGCTTCGGCTTTAATGGTCGTCTTTATGGCTATGGCTCGGGATCGTCAGCAAACTCACTGACTTTATCTCGTGACCATGCAACTGACCTGCTGGTGGGTGATACTATCACAATGGATGCGACCATTAATACGGCACGTGGCGGCGCGGGCTATGATTATGCTTTTCGAATTCTTATTAACGGAGTTCAAGTGGCGCAGGGACTCGATATGGGGGATGATGGTGCGGGCAATGTGAATCAATTGAGCTACACGGTAGATGGGTCGACCGCTGGTGCTGCTAAAACGGTCACTTTCGAGTTTGGTCATTACTGGAATTGGGGAGAAAGTGAGAGTGTGACTTTTGCCGTCGATACTGTTCCAGAGCCTTCTTCCTCCGCTCTTCTTGGGCTCGGTGGACTTGCTCTTATTTTGCGCCGCCGTAAATGA
- a CDS encoding tetratricopeptide repeat-containing sulfotransferase family protein — protein MRKLASQAKATRQPRVLVEVAKQQLGIYDWQLAVRSFRVALSLTKEHIGEVALDIGFTLSRHSRYQESVEFLELANAQLAKDDIRAPLLLADVFERLGQLEKVQELVERILKYHPNSIPAHRLAASAARQNGQLDQALQMLASMDKKSVPLHWEAARAWYEKGHIHDKIGEYADAMRAWQTAKQYYPTDGNYALYQKQAQFIIHHPDRVFDSLTNNHLSHWLQGAKSLPHQQRLTILAGHPRSGTTLLEQALDAHPDAISAEETSIFSATVHGPLFEGKPGGMPQSHILDELTKPQLMKYRRVYRTFIELALGEKTNGRMVIDKNPDLLQLLPSVIRVLPEARILMALRDPRDILISIFSQPLPPNHNAICHLSLQSSAQFVAKRLGLWIKLRENLPEAACILKYEDVVRNFQPEVKRALGHIGLDWHEQCGNPAQRAAEKVVQSPTYAAIREPVHSKSVGRWQNYAQWLDPQMSELEDTLEALGYS, from the coding sequence TTGCGTAAACTTGCCAGCCAAGCAAAAGCGACTAGGCAACCTAGGGTTTTAGTCGAAGTAGCCAAACAACAACTGGGCATCTATGATTGGCAACTTGCTGTGCGTTCATTCCGAGTCGCGCTATCCCTGACCAAGGAACACATAGGCGAGGTGGCACTCGATATTGGGTTTACTCTTTCGAGGCACTCCCGCTATCAAGAGTCAGTAGAATTTCTGGAACTTGCCAATGCACAATTGGCTAAAGATGACATCCGCGCGCCACTCCTACTTGCCGATGTCTTTGAGCGGCTTGGGCAACTCGAAAAAGTACAAGAACTGGTGGAGCGTATACTCAAGTATCACCCGAACTCGATTCCGGCACACCGTCTTGCGGCTTCGGCTGCCCGCCAAAATGGTCAGCTTGATCAAGCGTTGCAGATGCTGGCATCCATGGATAAAAAGTCAGTGCCCCTGCATTGGGAAGCGGCCAGGGCATGGTATGAAAAAGGCCACATCCACGACAAGATTGGCGAGTATGCAGATGCCATGCGGGCTTGGCAAACCGCCAAACAGTATTACCCGACGGATGGCAATTATGCACTCTATCAAAAACAGGCTCAATTCATTATCCATCATCCTGACCGTGTCTTCGACTCTCTAACCAACAATCATTTAAGCCATTGGTTGCAAGGTGCAAAAAGCCTCCCCCATCAACAGCGATTGACCATTCTAGCGGGTCACCCTCGAAGCGGAACTACCCTGCTAGAACAAGCTCTGGACGCTCATCCAGACGCTATTTCAGCGGAAGAAACCAGCATATTCAGTGCCACAGTTCACGGTCCGTTGTTTGAAGGAAAGCCGGGCGGCATGCCTCAATCTCATATCTTAGATGAACTCACCAAACCACAACTCATGAAATACCGACGCGTTTATCGCACTTTCATTGAGCTTGCTTTGGGGGAAAAAACAAACGGACGCATGGTGATTGATAAAAACCCTGATTTATTACAGCTTCTTCCAAGTGTCATACGCGTGTTACCCGAGGCGCGCATCCTCATGGCCTTACGAGACCCACGCGATATTTTGATTTCTATTTTCTCACAGCCATTACCACCAAACCATAACGCGATCTGTCATTTGTCTTTGCAATCGTCTGCTCAATTTGTCGCAAAGCGACTGGGTCTATGGATCAAACTGCGTGAAAATCTACCCGAGGCTGCATGCATTTTAAAGTATGAGGATGTCGTCCGCAATTTCCAGCCAGAGGTGAAGCGTGCCTTGGGGCACATCGGGCTGGATTGGCATGAACAATGCGGTAACCCCGCTCAACGTGCTGCAGAAAAGGTTGTGCAGTCACCTACTTATGCCGCGATCCGCGAGCCCGTGCATTCCAAATCTGTCGGACGTTGGCAAAACTACGCTCAATGGCTAGACCCTCAAATGAGTGAACTTGAGGATACTCTTGAAGCTCTTGGTTATAGTTAG
- a CDS encoding Gfo/Idh/MocA family protein yields MSDSSQPLTLAAVGCGSRARTYSRIAMSMEGRYSVVAGADPIPDRVEALREISQNPDFRSFDSANALLEQERMADVLIIGTQDNYHYEPAKKALELGYHLLLEKPAAQTLEETMELARLAEKYDRKILLCFVLRYTPFYSKVNEILRSGRLGEVISMHATEGVDAWHQSHSFVRGHWGKSSESTPMIVAKCSHDTDYIAWLMQSRCKSVSSYGRLSYFTPENAPEGATARCTSGCPHAAPQGGSCMYDTHQYLGKHSRWLDMVYPNPNERPDEEVLAWLDHSPWGRCAWKCDNDVVDHQVVNMDFENGATASLTMTAFDFGRSIEIYGTKATLRGGDAHKQLSGSHFSIRDHDSGEIEMISLAEMDDNGYQGHGGGDYGLVDSMDAVFRGDGRESSTISCSVEGHIIGFAAEQSRLAGGEPVTLADLRS; encoded by the coding sequence ATGTCTGATTCTTCCCAACCACTTACCTTGGCCGCCGTGGGATGCGGTTCACGTGCCCGGACCTACAGCCGTATTGCAATGTCGATGGAGGGGCGATACAGCGTGGTTGCTGGTGCCGACCCCATCCCGGACCGAGTGGAGGCGCTGCGGGAAATTTCCCAGAACCCGGATTTTCGTAGCTTTGATTCCGCCAACGCCCTGCTGGAGCAGGAGCGAATGGCGGATGTCCTGATCATCGGTACCCAGGACAACTACCACTACGAGCCTGCGAAAAAAGCCCTCGAGCTCGGTTACCATCTTCTCTTGGAAAAACCAGCGGCCCAGACGCTGGAGGAAACGATGGAACTGGCCCGGCTTGCAGAAAAATACGACCGCAAAATCCTGCTTTGTTTTGTCCTCCGCTACACACCCTTCTATTCGAAAGTGAACGAAATTCTCCGTTCGGGACGGCTGGGTGAGGTGATTTCCATGCATGCGACCGAAGGAGTGGACGCCTGGCACCAGTCGCATTCCTTTGTCCGTGGTCACTGGGGGAAATCCTCCGAGTCCACCCCGATGATTGTCGCCAAGTGTAGTCACGATACCGACTACATTGCCTGGCTGATGCAGAGCCGGTGCAAAAGCGTCAGCTCTTACGGGCGACTCTCGTATTTCACCCCTGAAAATGCCCCTGAAGGGGCCACCGCACGTTGCACTTCCGGCTGCCCGCACGCCGCACCCCAAGGAGGTTCCTGCATGTATGATACCCACCAGTACCTTGGCAAACACAGCCGCTGGCTGGATATGGTGTATCCGAACCCGAATGAACGCCCCGATGAGGAGGTGCTTGCCTGGTTGGATCATTCGCCCTGGGGACGTTGTGCATGGAAGTGCGATAACGATGTGGTCGATCATCAGGTGGTCAACATGGATTTTGAAAATGGAGCCACCGCGAGCCTGACCATGACCGCCTTTGATTTCGGTCGATCGATTGAGATTTACGGCACGAAAGCGACATTGCGTGGCGGTGATGCTCACAAGCAACTCAGCGGATCACACTTCTCCATCCGTGATCACGACAGCGGCGAGATCGAAATGATCAGCCTCGCTGAGATGGATGACAATGGTTACCAAGGGCACGGTGGTGGCGACTACGGTCTGGTCGACTCCATGGATGCCGTGTTCCGTGGCGATGGTCGCGAAAGCTCGACCATTTCCTGCTCCGTGGAAGGTCACATCATCGGTTTTGCTGCCGAACAATCACGTCTGGCCGGTGGTGAACCCGTCACGCTCGCTGACCTGAGAAGCTAA
- the creC gene encoding two-component system sensor histidine kinase CreC — protein sequence MRFTRVTLFILALIIGFGFYELGVYLLDDVDAQTFQATEEVMVDTAHVMAGMIESEIENGQMGPDALRRAFNRAHQHQFEAKIYRHTKTKLGLHAYLTDTDGMVLFDSDHGRREGQDFSKFNDVRLTLAGQYGARSSRLDESDSTSSVLYVAAPVRAKALDDGSPGPIIAILTIYKPQADVLTFITDRRRDILSATLSIGAGLILLTGAVFIWLFRPIGRLTRYAQSISQGERLPMPHLGKGKEVNTLGSALKNMKETLEGKRYVENYVSTLTHELKSPLAAIQGAVELLDENMPAEQRQKFLHNIQHETSRCQTLVRDMVQLAELEGKPHLEHQSVVDLSKLCQQVANTCKERLATQQLDLKQEITSDIQVIGDPMLIELAIANLIENASGFSSAGDSITLRLSVDGSMALIEIDDEGPGAPDYALERAFDRFYSLPRPGTTHKGTGLGLALVREAAVLHKGEAHLQNLPGKGCRASIHIPLNQD from the coding sequence ATGCGTTTTACCCGTGTTACCCTCTTCATTCTCGCCCTGATCATCGGATTCGGGTTTTACGAACTTGGTGTCTACCTGCTTGATGACGTCGATGCCCAAACTTTTCAGGCAACCGAGGAGGTTATGGTGGATACAGCCCATGTCATGGCCGGCATGATTGAAAGTGAGATCGAAAACGGACAGATGGGACCGGATGCCTTACGCCGCGCATTCAATCGCGCCCATCAGCACCAATTCGAGGCCAAGATCTACCGCCATACCAAAACCAAGCTCGGACTGCACGCATACCTAACCGATACGGATGGCATGGTCCTCTTCGATTCCGATCATGGACGGAGGGAGGGCCAGGATTTTTCCAAATTCAATGATGTGCGGCTCACTCTGGCCGGACAATACGGGGCGCGCTCCTCCCGGCTCGATGAGAGTGATTCCACCAGTTCCGTCCTCTACGTAGCGGCCCCGGTCCGGGCCAAGGCCCTTGATGATGGCTCACCCGGCCCGATCATCGCCATCCTCACCATCTACAAACCACAGGCTGACGTCCTCACCTTCATCACCGACCGCCGACGGGACATTCTTTCAGCCACGCTTTCGATTGGTGCCGGCCTGATTCTCCTTACCGGAGCGGTATTTATCTGGCTGTTTCGACCGATTGGCCGACTGACCCGCTACGCGCAATCGATTTCCCAGGGGGAGCGCCTGCCGATGCCCCACCTCGGCAAGGGCAAAGAGGTCAATACCCTCGGCTCGGCACTGAAAAACATGAAGGAAACACTGGAAGGCAAACGCTATGTGGAAAACTACGTCTCTACCCTGACCCACGAACTCAAAAGCCCACTCGCCGCCATCCAGGGGGCGGTCGAACTGCTCGATGAGAACATGCCTGCCGAACAGCGGCAGAAATTCCTCCACAACATCCAACACGAAACCTCCCGCTGCCAAACACTGGTGCGCGACATGGTCCAGCTCGCCGAACTCGAAGGTAAACCCCACCTCGAACACCAGTCCGTGGTCGACCTCTCAAAGCTCTGCCAACAAGTCGCCAACACCTGCAAGGAACGACTCGCAACACAACAACTTGATCTCAAACAAGAGATCACCAGCGACATCCAGGTCATCGGCGACCCCATGCTCATCGAACTCGCCATTGCCAACCTGATCGAAAATGCCAGCGGCTTCTCTTCAGCTGGCGACAGCATCACGCTACGGCTGAGTGTGGACGGTTCCATGGCGCTCATCGAAATCGACGACGAAGGGCCGGGTGCTCCGGACTACGCTCTCGAGCGTGCCTTTGACCGTTTCTACTCACTGCCGCGCCCCGGAACCACACACAAAGGAACCGGGCTTGGTTTGGCACTGGTGCGGGAAGCCGCCGTCCTACACAAAGGCGAGGCCCATTTGCAGAACCTTCCCGGCAAAGGGTGCCGAGCAAGTATCCATATCCCTTTGAACCAAGACTGA
- a CDS encoding GntR family transcriptional regulator, with product MKSTPSDRSRPVSKESLSHSVFTSMQDDLRHGVWSNHLPGIRNLMKRYMVSRPPVEEALRQLESLGWVGPAAKGVPRTILRTQTNDTNTSIILVRPPSEKLTRLSSEVLSSFLTILHSRNVEVQQIPLNEHLLNDETRQNIRTSHLESGCKRLLGLDMTHHIMRDLFPSSMPLLQIGARQFEDPHCASISLNMSKAVKIACLYSLQNGCRDISLAEIGLPPGMKHRFAPAVEDAYAEMGRRFQAHIHTPVLEPSKIGSTLRSVAQKETVDLILTVKAPAWNRTVYELQKAGITCPVKNILTGDNFKLFDSPPALISPIYDDYDKALTDWLDQLDRGAVPDFSRFVKMTPLD from the coding sequence ATGAAATCGACGCCATCCGATCGATCCCGCCCGGTGAGCAAAGAGAGCCTCTCCCACTCTGTGTTTACCAGCATGCAGGACGACCTTCGACATGGCGTCTGGAGCAATCATCTTCCGGGCATCCGCAACTTGATGAAGCGCTATATGGTCAGCCGACCTCCGGTGGAGGAAGCACTACGACAACTTGAATCACTCGGCTGGGTCGGGCCAGCAGCCAAAGGGGTTCCGAGAACCATTCTCCGGACACAGACAAACGACACAAACACCTCGATCATTCTGGTGCGTCCGCCAAGCGAGAAGCTGACACGATTGAGCAGCGAAGTTCTGTCCAGCTTTCTCACCATCCTCCATAGCCGAAACGTCGAAGTTCAACAAATCCCTCTCAATGAGCACCTCCTCAACGATGAAACCCGGCAAAACATCCGAACTTCCCACTTGGAATCGGGTTGCAAACGCTTGCTTGGCCTCGATATGACTCATCACATCATGCGCGATTTGTTTCCCTCAAGTATGCCCCTATTGCAAATTGGAGCCCGGCAATTCGAAGACCCGCACTGCGCCTCCATCTCTCTGAATATGTCGAAGGCGGTTAAAATTGCTTGCCTCTATTCCCTGCAAAACGGCTGCCGGGACATTTCTCTCGCCGAAATAGGTCTCCCCCCAGGGATGAAGCATCGGTTTGCCCCTGCGGTTGAAGACGCCTACGCTGAAATGGGACGCCGCTTCCAAGCTCATATTCACACTCCGGTACTCGAACCCTCGAAAATAGGATCCACTCTACGCTCCGTCGCTCAGAAAGAAACCGTCGATCTCATCCTGACAGTCAAAGCTCCCGCATGGAATCGAACAGTCTATGAACTCCAGAAAGCAGGTATCACCTGCCCGGTAAAAAACATCCTCACGGGAGACAACTTCAAGCTGTTTGATTCCCCTCCTGCCCTCATCTCCCCTATCTATGATGACTACGACAAGGCTCTGACTGATTGGTTAGACCAACTCGACCGCGGTGCCGTTCCTGATTTCTCCCGCTTCGTCAAAATGACGCCTTTGGATTAA
- a CDS encoding Gfo/Idh/MocA family oxidoreductase yields MSHTHTSRRDFIRLAAGASAFSAFPYIAKAAKIKPNERINLACCGVGNRAGAIIDELMKTGMFNVVALCDTQIGDSHTQRILKKYPKVARFHDFRKMFDKMEKEIDAVSVGTPDHTHFPICMHAMALGKGVYVEKPLAHTYQECDLLMKAEAKYKVACQMGNQGHSGSNYYQFRAMVDSGVMNNITRMDAHMTKGRRWHKWNGEVPTKGMSWEQWLNKAEEMPKGMDWDTWLGQVPFHPFHKDYINGDWRCWYDFGNGALGDWGAHIIDSVHQFLKLGMPESVSLEMIKGHNDYVFPMSSTLKFSFPERSKTMPAMDIVWSEGVGNLPEFPEGFLRTKSDGSSAPPSGGSGNKVKSLPPGKCIHRADGVAFKGGSHSGTLVVVNNEHAEKAGKLPSYEKGKPNHFMDFALGVKGEKTCNSNFAVGGELSKVLTLGCIAQRLKTSFKFDRKTESIPDNKIANQLLIGPPPRKGWEEYYKV; encoded by the coding sequence ATGTCACACACACATACATCCCGACGCGATTTCATCCGGCTGGCTGCTGGAGCCTCTGCCTTTTCTGCCTTCCCTTACATTGCCAAGGCGGCAAAAATCAAACCTAACGAGCGCATCAACCTTGCCTGTTGCGGGGTGGGGAACCGTGCTGGCGCAATCATCGATGAGCTGATGAAGACCGGCATGTTCAATGTCGTGGCCCTCTGCGACACCCAGATCGGAGACAGCCACACTCAGCGGATTCTCAAAAAATACCCGAAGGTTGCCCGTTTCCACGACTTCCGCAAGATGTTCGATAAGATGGAAAAGGAAATCGATGCGGTATCGGTAGGCACTCCGGACCACACCCATTTCCCCATCTGTATGCATGCGATGGCTCTGGGCAAGGGGGTCTACGTGGAAAAACCACTGGCGCACACCTATCAGGAATGCGACCTCTTGATGAAAGCCGAGGCCAAATACAAAGTGGCCTGCCAGATGGGTAACCAGGGTCACTCCGGTTCCAATTACTATCAATTCCGCGCCATGGTTGACTCCGGCGTGATGAACAACATCACTCGTATGGACGCCCACATGACCAAAGGCCGTCGATGGCATAAATGGAATGGTGAGGTTCCCACCAAAGGCATGAGCTGGGAGCAGTGGCTGAACAAAGCCGAGGAAATGCCCAAGGGTATGGATTGGGATACCTGGCTTGGTCAGGTGCCATTCCATCCTTTCCACAAAGACTACATCAATGGTGATTGGCGTTGTTGGTATGACTTCGGTAACGGTGCACTCGGTGACTGGGGAGCCCACATCATCGACTCCGTGCACCAGTTCCTTAAGCTCGGCATGCCCGAGTCGGTCTCCTTGGAAATGATCAAGGGCCACAACGATTACGTCTTCCCTATGAGCTCGACGCTGAAGTTTTCCTTCCCCGAGCGCAGCAAAACCATGCCGGCGATGGACATCGTCTGGAGTGAAGGGGTTGGTAACCTGCCCGAGTTCCCCGAGGGCTTCCTCCGCACGAAATCGGACGGCAGCTCGGCGCCACCGTCAGGCGGCAGCGGTAACAAGGTGAAGTCCCTGCCTCCGGGCAAGTGTATCCACCGTGCCGATGGCGTTGCGTTCAAAGGTGGATCCCATTCAGGAACCTTGGTCGTGGTGAACAACGAGCACGCAGAGAAGGCCGGAAAACTTCCTAGCTACGAAAAGGGGAAACCGAACCACTTCATGGACTTCGCCCTCGGTGTCAAAGGAGAAAAGACCTGTAACTCGAACTTCGCCGTTGGTGGCGAACTCAGTAAGGTGCTCACCCTCGGCTGCATTGCCCAGCGCCTCAAAACCTCCTTCAAATTCGACCGCAAAACCGAATCCATCCCCGATAACAAAATTGCCAACCAACTCCTGATTGGCCCACCACCACGCAAAGGCTGGGAGGAATACTACAAGGTCTAA